CGCGATGATCTCCGCCATGATGGCGACCGCCGTCTCCTCCGGGGTGCGGGCGCCCAGGTCGAGGCCGATGGGCGAGGACAGCCGGGAGAGTTCCGCCTCGCTCATGCCCTCCTCGCGCAGCCGCCGCAGCCGGTCCTCGTGCGTACGGCGGCTGCCCATCGCGCCGATGTAACGGGCCCGGGTGCGCAGCGCCCGCCGGAGCAGGGGCACGTCGAACTTCGGATCGTGGGTGAGGACGCAGATCACCGTGTTCTCGTCCACCTCCGCCGACTCCAGGTACCGGTGCGGCCAGTCGACCACCAGCTCGTCCGCGTCCGGGAAGCGCCGGCGCGTGGCGAAGACCGGGCGGGCGTCGCACACGGTGACGTGGTAGCCGAGGAACTTGCCGATCCGGGCCACCGCGGAGGCGAAGTCGATGGCGCCGAACACCAGCATCCGCGGCGGCGGCGCGAAGGACTCCACGAACACCGCGAGGTCGTCGCGCCGCTCCTCACCCGACCGCCCCAGACGCACCACACCGGTGCTGCCCTGCGCCAGCAGCCCCTGCGCCCGTTCGGTCACCGCCGAGTCCAGCCGGGCGTCCCCGAGCGTGCCCTCCTTGCCGGAGGAGGTGACGATCATCTGCCCGGCCGGGGCGGCCGTGGGGTCGGGCTCCGCGCCACCCCCCTGCGCGGGCAGCGGGGACACCACCGCCACGGGCCGGCCCGCGCCGATCGCCTCCAGCACGCCGGGCAGTCGGGGGAAGCGTCCCGCACCCGCCGGGCGGACCAGGATCTCGATGATCCCGCCGCAGGTCAGGCCGACCGCCAGCGCGTCGTCATCACTCACCCCGTAGGTGACGAGCGCGGGCTCGCCGGTTCGCAGGACCTCGCTCGCCAGCTCGTACACCGCCCCCTCGACACAGCCGCCGGAGACGCTCCCGATCACCTCTCCGTCCTCGGCGACCGCCAGCGACGAGCCGGCCTGGCGCGGCGCCGACTTCCAGGTCCGCACGACCGTCGCCACCGCGAACCGTCTGCCCGACGCACTCCAGGAGGAGAGGCCCTGCGCGATGTCCCGCATCCGTGTGCCTCCTTCGGCAGCGCGCACCACCGTCACACCCACCGGTACCCGTCCGCACGCCGTGCAGGCCGTACGGCACCCCGGTCAACGGCAGCTTAAGCGAGCGATCGGCACCCCGCCCGGGACGCCGGCGGACCCCGCGCCGCACCGGGCGCCCGGCCCTCCCGGTGTCAGCTGAAGGTGCGGCGGTAGGTGTGGGGGCTGACGCCGGTGGTGCGCTTGAAACGGTCGCGGAAGGCGGTCGGCGAACCGAAGCCGACCTGGGCGGCGATGCGCTCCACGGAGTGCTCGGTGGTCTCCAGCAGGTGCTGGGCCTGGCGGACGCGGGCCCGGTGCAGCCACTGGAGCGGGGTGCTGCCGGTCTGCTCGCGGAAGCGGCGGATCAGGGTCCGGGTGCTGGTCCCGGCGTGGGCGGCGATGTCCGCGAGGGCGAGGTCGCGGCCGAGGTTGTCCTGGAGCCAGGTGAGCAGCGGTTCGAGGGCGGAGCCGCCCGGGGCGGGCGCGTGGTCGTGCGCGATGAACTGGGCCTGGCCGCCCTCGCGTTCCAGCGGCATGACGGACAGCCGGGCGGCGTCGGCGGCGACGGCCGAGCCGTAGTCGCGGCGGACCATGTGCAGACACAGGTCCAGGCCCGCTGCCGCGCCGGCCGAGGTGAGGAACTGCCCGTTGTCGACGTACAGGACGTCCGGGTCGACGTCGATCTCGGGGTGGGCGGCGGCCAGCAGGCCGGCGGCGGCCCAGTGGGTGGTGGCCCGCAGCCCGTCCAGCAGACCGGTGGCGGCCAGCGGGAAGGTGCCCGTGCAGATGGACGCGATGCGCGTGCCATCCGCGGCGGCGGCGCGCAGCGCGTCGCACACGTCCCGGCCGGGCGGCACCTCCGGGGCGGTCGTACCGGGTACGACGACGGTGTCCGCGCCGGCGAGCCCGTCCAGGCCCCACGGCGCGCGCAGTACGAAGGCCCCGGCGTCCACCTCCGGTCGCGGCGCGCACACCCGGACCTGGTAGCCGGGGCGGCCGTCCGGGAGCCGGGTCCGGCTGAAGACCTCGATCGGGGTGCCCAGGTCGAACGGGATCACCCGGTCCAGCGCGAGAACGGCGACGGTGAGCATGGCGCGACCATACCCGCTCGCCGGAGAGAAAATCCCGTTCCTGTCTCTTGGAGCAGCAGTTCAACGGCCAACTCGGAGGCTTGTCACTTTTCCGTTGAATACTGTCACTCCTGCCACTGGGAGGTCCGGCGGCGGCCCGTTACGTTCGAGGCCGGCCCGGTGCTCGCCGGGCGTCCCCTGGACCCCCCTGGTGAAGGACCGTTCATGCATGCCCAGATCGTCCTGTTCGACGGCTTCGACCCGCTCGACGTCGTCGCCCCCTTCGAGGTGCTGCACGCCGGAGGCATCGCCGCGCCCGGCGCGGTCGGCGTGGAATTGGTCAGCGCCGAGGGGCCGCGCGAGGTGGTCGGCGGCACCGGCGGTCTGACGCTGCGTGCCACCGCCGCCCTCGACCCGGCGCGCCCCGGCCTGGTCCTGGTCCCCGGCGCCTCCGGCCGCGTGGGCGAACCCGCCGAGGTCCCCGCCGACGACAGGGGAGACGGGCGGCGGCAGGACGAGTTCATCCCCGTCCTGCTCCGCCGCACCCTGGAGACCGAGCTGCCCGCGCTGCTGGCGGCCGCGATGGAGAACCCCGAGGTGACCGTGAGCGCCGTGTGCGGCGGCTCCCTCGTCCTGGCCATGGCCGGCCTGCTGGAGGGCCGCCACGCCACGACCCACCACCTCGGCCTCGACCTGCTCGACGCGACCGGCGCGCACGCGGTGACCGCCCGCGTCGTCGACGACGGCGACCTGGTCACCGGCGCGGGCGTCACCTCCGGGCTCGACCTGGGTCTGTACCTGCTGGAACGCGAGGTGGGCCCGCGCATCGCACACGCCGTGGAGGAACTGTTCGCCCACGAGCGCCGGGGCACGGTCTGGCGCGCCCGGGGCCCGCGGCCCGCCCACTTCTGACCCGCCCCACCCCACGACAGAAGGAACACCAGCATGTCCCCCGAAGGCACCTGGGACCTGACCATCGCCACCCCCGTCGGGAGGATCGAGGCCGTCGCACGGTTTCGGTACGACGACGGTGTCCTCTCCGGAACCGCCCACGGCGCGGGCCAGGACGTACCGCTCACCGATCTCGTGTCGGACGGCGACCGGCTCACCTGGCGGCAGTCCGTCACCAAGCCGCTGCGCCTGAACCTGACCTTCGCCGTGACCGTCACCGGCGACACCCTCAGCGGCACCTCCAGGGCAGGCCGCCTCCCGGCCTCCCAGGTCACCGGCGTACGCCGTGCCGCACGGGCGGGCGCGGAGCACTGACCATGACGAAGCTCTTCCTCTGCCTGCACGTCCTGGCCGCCGTCGTGGCCGTCGGCCCGGTCACCGTCGCCGCCAGCATGTTCCCGCCGGCCCTGCGCCGCGCCCACCACGCACCCGGCGACCCGGACGCGCTCGCCACCCTGCGGCTGCTGCACCGCATCTGCCGCGTCTACGCCGCCGTCGGCGCGGCCGTCCCGGTCCTCGGGTTCGCCACGGCCGGCACGATGGGTGTCATGGGCAGCGCCTGGCTGATCGCCTCCATCGTCCTGACCGCCGCGGCCGCCGCCGTCCTGGCCCTCCTGGTGCTGCCCGCGCAGAGCGGCGAACTCGACGCCCTGAAGGACGCGACCCCGGGCCCCGCGCTCCGGGCGCCCGCCCGGCTGGCCATGCTCACCGGCCTGTTCAACCTGCTGTGGGCCACGGTCACGGTCCTGATGATCGTCCGCCCGGGGTCGACCACGGGTGCGTGAGGGCCGGGCGGCGGGGGAGACGTCGCCGCGGCCGGCGCCGGCCGCGGCCGTGATCCCCGCCGTTCGTAGGATGAACCGTTCTGATCGCGTACGGGAGGGAGGCCGCCGATGCTGGCCGCCGTGGTCGACGCGCCCGGTCCGCTCGCCGACGTGCTGACCGTACGCGAAGTGCCCCCGCCACCGGCCCCCGGTGCGGGCGAGGTCGTGGTGCGCATGCTCGCCTCGACCGTCAACCCCTCCGACGCGGTCACCGTCTCGGGCGCCTACCGGACCCGGACGTCGTTCCCCATGGTCCCCGGCTTCGAGGGCGTCGGGGTGATCGACGCCGTCGGTCCCGGGGTGCCCGCCGCCGTGCTCGGCCGGCGGGTGCTGCCGCTGGGCTCCGCCGGGGCCTGGCAGCAGTACAAGCGACTCGCCCACTCCTGGTGCGTCCCCGTTCCGGACGACATCCCCGACGACGTCGCCTGCTTCGCCTACGTCAACCCCCTGACGGCCGTGACGATGGTCGAGCGGTTCTGCCGGCCCGGCGTGCGTCACGTGGTGGTCACCGCGGCGACGTCGGCCATCGGCCGGCACCTCGCGGAACTCCTGAGCGAGCGCGGTGTCGCGCCGATCGGGGTCGTACGGGGGACGCCCGGGCGGACGGTCGCCGATCCGGCCCGGTGGCGGGCCGTGATCCGCACGGACGAGCCCGGCTGGCGCGAACGGCTGCGGGCGGTGACCGGCCCCCACGGCATCGAGGTGGCCTTCGACTGCGTCGGTGGCGCCGTGGGTGGTGACGTGTGCGCGCTGACCGCCCACGGCGGCGTGTTCGTCCACTACGGCCTGCTGTCGGGACGCCCGCTCCCGGCGGAGTCCCGCACCGGACACGGGGGCGCCCGCGTGGAGCTGTTCCGGCTGCGCGACACCGTCCACCAGGACGCCGGGCGGCACCTGCCCGAGCTGTTCGCCCCGGTCTTCGAGCACCTGCGCCGCGGCCGTCTGCACACGGCCGTCGCGGCCCGCGTGGGCCTCGGCGGCCTCGTCGGCCACCTCCGGAATCCCGCGGCCGGACGGCCCGGGAAGATCCTGATCGAGCCGCAGCGGTGACAGGCCGCGGCCACCCGCGGCCGCCGCAGGAAGCGCCCCGGCAACCGCCGCCGGCCAGTCCGGCCGGCCCCGCCGCATCCCCGCAGCGGCCTCCCGAAGCACACCGCGCACCCCCGGCGCAGGGGCCGGTCGGCCCTGAAGACCCGACCGACGGGCCCCTGTGCCCGCCCGCCGCGGATGACGATGATCGGCGCATGCGGAGAAGGGAAGGCCAGGAGTGATCGCCGTCGTCGGACATCACGATCTCACCCCGCCGACGCTGGCCCTGCTGGAGGAGGAACTGCGCTCGCGGCTCGTGGACCGCGCCCGCGCGGGCCGTGCCGGACTGGTCCGGGCCGGCAGGGGCCTGCCCGTGGCGTTCGGACGGGCCGCCCGGGCGGCCGGTCTGGCCCTGGTGACGGTGCTGCCGGCCCGCCGGGGCATGCCCGCCCACGTCGCCGAGCCGGACCGCAAGGCGGCCGGCGAACTGCTGCTGCTGTCGCAGATGGTGCGCCTGCTGGAGTACGACCCCGCCGACCGCGCCTCCTGCATCACCGCCGACGAGGCCCTGGTGCGCTCGTGCGGCGGGCTGCTGGCGGTCTGGGACGGCTCACCCTCCAACGGCCGGGACGCGACCGCCCACTTGGTGGCCTACGCCCGCAGCCACGGCGTCGACGTCGAGGTGGTGTGGCCGCACGGCGCCGAGCACCGCGGCGGCTCGCCCGCAAGGGCGCCGGTGACCCGCGGGCTCACGGGCCGTTCGCCGGGTGACTGAATCCGGATCGCAGTGGACGGTGCTGTGCAGGCACTCGTCCGTCGGGACCAGGGAGCCGTCGGCGGGGACGGCCGCGAGCTCCGGGGGGCGTCCGGCGGCGGCCGGCAGCCGCGCGGCCTCGACGAGGGGCGGCTGCGCCGCTTCCGCCGGTGGGGGCCGAGGGGCGGAGGACGAGTCAGAGGGCCGGTGGTCCCGCCTCCACGCGGCGCAGCACCGGGGCCAGCCGGTCCAGGTCGGGACCGCCCTGGAGTTGCCGTTCGTCCCACCAGGTGGCGCCCGCGTCGCGCAGCGGGCCGATCACGTCCGGGGCAGTGGCGGGATCCGTGACCCCGCCGAGGACGAACTCGAAGGGGCGCTCCTCCTCGCCCGCCCGCTGCTCGCGCACGAAGCCGACCAGCTCCCGCACCTGCGCCAGGTCCGGGACCTGCCCGTGGCGCGCGGTCTCGAAGAGCGGCACCGCGCCGTCCCAGCGGGCCGCGCGGCGCATGGGCCGGCGGTGCGGCCAGAAGCCGCCGATCCAGACCGGCGGGCGCGGCCGCTGCGCGGTGGCGGGCAGCAGCGTCACGTCCCGGGCCGTGTAGTGCCGGCCCTGGTGGTCCACCGGTTCACCGGACCAGAAACGGGTCACCAGCTCCAGGCCCTCGTCCAGCCGGCCGGCCAGCTCGCGTGGCCCGGCGGTGTCGCCGAAGCTGCCGTACTCGTCCTCGACCGGGCCGCCGAGGCCCGCCGCGAAGACCACCCGGCCGCCGCTCAGCCGGTCCAACGTGGCGACCTGGCGGGCCAGTTGCTCCGGGCGGTACCGGGGGACCGGAGTCAGCAGCGTGCCCAGGCGGATCCGCGAGGTCGCGAGCGCGGCGGCGGTCAGCAGGATCCAGGGGTCGGCGAAGGGGCGTCCGTGGTGCCGCCGGTGCAGCACGTGGTCCCAGACGAACAACCCGTCCCAGCCCGCCTGTTCGGCGGCCGTGGCCAGGGTGGCGACGGCACGGGGGTCGGCGAAGTCACCGAAGTTCGGCACGTTCACGGAGAAGCGCATCCCGACATGATGGGCGGACGGCCGGGCCCCGGCAATCGACTTCTCCACCGGCCGCCCGGGTCCCCGCCGCCCCGTCGTCGGGCCGTTCCGCGCCCGCGCTATCCTTGACGGGCGGTGCGACCCCGGTCCCCGCACGGCGGTGGGTCCCGCCGTACCCAACCGCGGCAGTGTCGCCGCCGATGGTCCCTCCTGACGACGAAGCGCGCCGCGGCATGCCCTGGCGCCGGTACCGAGGAGGTCCATGTGGGAGAGGTCCGGATCGAGGAGGCCGCCGAAGCCGGCACCGAGGCACCCGTGTCCGCCCGGCCGCCCGCGCCGTGGCGCGGACAGCCGCCGGTCCTCGCGGCCGTGGCCGTGGGCGGTGCCCTCGGGGCGTGCGCCCGCTACGGTGCCGCCCTGCTGTGGCCGACCGGGGCCACGGCGTTCCCCTGGACCACCTTCTGGGTCAATGTGACCGGCTGCGCCGTCATGGGCGTCCTCATGGCGGTCATCACCGATCTCCGGGTGGGGCACCGCCTGGTCAGGCCCTTCCTCGGCACCGGAGTGCTCGGCGGGTTCACCACCTTCTCCGCCTACGTCGTGGACATCGAGCGCCTGACCGGCGCCGGCCGGGCCACCACCGGCCTGCTGGACCTCGCCGCCACCCTGCTCGGCGCCCTCGCCGCCGTGTGGACGACGGCGCACCTCACTCGCCGCGTCATCCGGTGGAGGGCCTCATGACGGCCCGGACCCGCCCCCGCCGTACGGCTCACCGTGCCTTTTCGCCCCGACCGGCCGAACCGGTCGGCGAGGGCCCGGTGGCCGCCGACCACCGCGAGACCGTGTGCCGCAACGGCCATCGGGACAAGGAGAGTTCGTGAACTGGCTGCTCGTCGTCGCCGGGGCCGCCGTGGGCGCACCGCTGCGCTACCTCACCGACCGTGCCGTGCAGTCGCGGCACGACACCGTCTTCCCCTGGGGCACCTTCACCGTGAACGTCGTCGGCAGCCTCGTCCTCGGCCTGGTCACCGGGGCGGTCGTGGTCGGCGGGATGTCCTCCGACGCACAGCTGCTGATCGGCACCGGATTGTGCGGGGCGCTGACCACGTACTCCACGTTCTCCTACGAGACGCTGCGGCTCGCCGAGGACGGCGCCCGCTTCCTCGCCGCCGCCAACGTGGTGGCGAGCGTCGTCGCCGGACTCGGCGCGGCCTTCACCGGCGCCGTCCTCGCCCAGGCCCTCTGGACCTGATCCGGCCCCCCGCTCTGACGAGGTGTTTTACAGTGGCTGGCGCCAGTTCCGACGACAGGACCTGTGAGGTATCCGCGAACATGCCGACCGAGACGTTTGAGTTTCAGGTGGAGGCACGTCAGCTGCTCCAGCTGAT
This Streptomyces misionensis DNA region includes the following protein-coding sequences:
- a CDS encoding XdhC family protein; translated protein: MRDIAQGLSSWSASGRRFAVATVVRTWKSAPRQAGSSLAVAEDGEVIGSVSGGCVEGAVYELASEVLRTGEPALVTYGVSDDDALAVGLTCGGIIEILVRPAGAGRFPRLPGVLEAIGAGRPVAVVSPLPAQGGGAEPDPTAAPAGQMIVTSSGKEGTLGDARLDSAVTERAQGLLAQGSTGVVRLGRSGEERRDDLAVFVESFAPPPRMLVFGAIDFASAVARIGKFLGYHVTVCDARPVFATRRRFPDADELVVDWPHRYLESAEVDENTVICVLTHDPKFDVPLLRRALRTRARYIGAMGSRRTHEDRLRRLREEGMSEAELSRLSSPIGLDLGARTPEETAVAIMAEIIALRWGGTGRRLTETTPLPIHR
- a CDS encoding GlxA family transcriptional regulator, with amino-acid sequence MLTVAVLALDRVIPFDLGTPIEVFSRTRLPDGRPGYQVRVCAPRPEVDAGAFVLRAPWGLDGLAGADTVVVPGTTAPEVPPGRDVCDALRAAAADGTRIASICTGTFPLAATGLLDGLRATTHWAAAGLLAAAHPEIDVDPDVLYVDNGQFLTSAGAAAGLDLCLHMVRRDYGSAVAADAARLSVMPLEREGGQAQFIAHDHAPAPGGSALEPLLTWLQDNLGRDLALADIAAHAGTSTRTLIRRFREQTGSTPLQWLHRARVRQAQHLLETTEHSVERIAAQVGFGSPTAFRDRFKRTTGVSPHTYRRTFS
- a CDS encoding DJ-1/PfpI family protein gives rise to the protein MHAQIVLFDGFDPLDVVAPFEVLHAGGIAAPGAVGVELVSAEGPREVVGGTGGLTLRATAALDPARPGLVLVPGASGRVGEPAEVPADDRGDGRRQDEFIPVLLRRTLETELPALLAAAMENPEVTVSAVCGGSLVLAMAGLLEGRHATTHHLGLDLLDATGAHAVTARVVDDGDLVTGAGVTSGLDLGLYLLEREVGPRIAHAVEELFAHERRGTVWRARGPRPAHF
- a CDS encoding zinc-dependent alcohol dehydrogenase family protein, with the protein product MLAAVVDAPGPLADVLTVREVPPPPAPGAGEVVVRMLASTVNPSDAVTVSGAYRTRTSFPMVPGFEGVGVIDAVGPGVPAAVLGRRVLPLGSAGAWQQYKRLAHSWCVPVPDDIPDDVACFAYVNPLTAVTMVERFCRPGVRHVVVTAATSAIGRHLAELLSERGVAPIGVVRGTPGRTVADPARWRAVIRTDEPGWRERLRAVTGPHGIEVAFDCVGGAVGGDVCALTAHGGVFVHYGLLSGRPLPAESRTGHGGARVELFRLRDTVHQDAGRHLPELFAPVFEHLRRGRLHTAVAARVGLGGLVGHLRNPAAGRPGKILIEPQR
- a CDS encoding LLM class flavin-dependent oxidoreductase codes for the protein MRFSVNVPNFGDFADPRAVATLATAAEQAGWDGLFVWDHVLHRRHHGRPFADPWILLTAAALATSRIRLGTLLTPVPRYRPEQLARQVATLDRLSGGRVVFAAGLGGPVEDEYGSFGDTAGPRELAGRLDEGLELVTRFWSGEPVDHQGRHYTARDVTLLPATAQRPRPPVWIGGFWPHRRPMRRAARWDGAVPLFETARHGQVPDLAQVRELVGFVREQRAGEEERPFEFVLGGVTDPATAPDVIGPLRDAGATWWDERQLQGGPDLDRLAPVLRRVEAGPPAL
- a CDS encoding FluC/FEX family fluoride channel, with protein sequence MEEAAEAGTEAPVSARPPAPWRGQPPVLAAVAVGGALGACARYGAALLWPTGATAFPWTTFWVNVTGCAVMGVLMAVITDLRVGHRLVRPFLGTGVLGGFTTFSAYVVDIERLTGAGRATTGLLDLAATLLGALAAVWTTAHLTRRVIRWRAS
- the crcB gene encoding fluoride efflux transporter CrcB, coding for MNWLLVVAGAAVGAPLRYLTDRAVQSRHDTVFPWGTFTVNVVGSLVLGLVTGAVVVGGMSSDAQLLIGTGLCGALTTYSTFSYETLRLAEDGARFLAAANVVASVVAGLGAAFTGAVLAQALWT